CTCGGCGCGCTGCCGTCGCTGCGCACCGCCGGGCCTCCCCGCCGGCTGGTCTCCAACTTCATCAACGGACTCAAGTCGCTGCCGCTCCAGGTGACTTGACCTGGATCAGCGCATGGGTGCCGCTCACCCGCCAGCGCTGGTCCTCCGCGGCGACGAGCGCCGCCTCTGTGTGCGCGTCGAGGCCGACGATGACGTCGGACTTGAGGGTGCGCAGGGCGGCGACCGGGCCCGGGAAGTACGCCGTGGTCGACGCGAAGGGCGTGGTGGGCGGGCGAAGGCGGTCGCCGACGAGGCGGCGGTAGTTCAGGTCGCCCTTCATGACGGTGACGTCGGCCTCGGCGAACTCGCGGCGCAGGTCGTCCGGGATGTCGGCGTACGGCAGCGGGGCGCAGGAGAAGGGGTGGGCCCGCACCGTGAGGCGGCCCTCGGTCATCGCGGACCAGAGTCGGTGGCCGGCCTCCGCGGCAGCGCCCTGCGCGGCGGTCAGGCGGCGAAGGGCGTCGACGACGTCGGCGGTCGTGGCGTCGGAGACGTAGTAGGGGTACGGCTTCACGTGCAGCACGGCGCGCTCGGCGTGGCGGTGGCGCAGGAGGTGGTCGATGAGGAGCAGGTCGGGGATGAGTTCACGTCCGGCGTTGTCCGCGACCAGACAGACGGTGCCGCCCATGAACAGCGGCCACAGCAACGCGCTGTCGTCCGCGACGAGTTGCTCGGTGACCGCGCCGGCGCCGGGGCCCGCGAGGCTGAAGCCGAGGTCGGCGCGGTTGCCCCACAGCGCGCCGTGCAGCAGCGCCTTCCCCTGTTCCTCGACGGGCCGGTCCGCCAGCGCGTCGAGGGCGGCGAGTTCCTCGTCCGCCTCGGGGGTGTCCAGTTCCGCGAGCTTGAAGGGGCGGAACGGGT
Above is a genomic segment from Streptomyces sp. R21 containing:
- a CDS encoding damage-control phosphatase ARMT1 family protein, coding for MPQPALSPEPADAPVILSNEPGSFPWSVLAERHPALIRKVQGAFPYGPEQHRALDALLKNGAEGVIEPLGRAAADRAQWDTWGQGRFGRSWFDVPFLWSESYFYRQLLEAVGYFAPGPWNGIDPFRPFKLAELDTPEADEELAALDALADRPVEEQGKALLHGALWGNRADLGFSLAGPGAGAVTEQLVADDSALLWPLFMGGTVCLVADNAGRELIPDLLLIDHLLRHRHAERAVLHVKPYPYYVSDATTADVVDALRRLTAAQGAAAEAGHRLWSAMTEGRLTVRAHPFSCAPLPYADIPDDLRREFAEADVTVMKGDLNYRRLVGDRLRPPTTPFASTTAYFPGPVAALRTLKSDVIVGLDAHTEAALVAAEDQRWRVSGTHALIQVKSPGAAAT